Genomic window (Psychromonas sp. L1A2):
TCTCGTTAAAGCTAAGAGGTGAAGATGAACTTTAATAATCTTTTCGATATCACTTTAGGGCCATTAGAATTTCTACGTCCTTATTGGTTACTGGGCATTATTGTTGTTTTGGCGATCAGCTTATGGCGTTACCAACGTAATCAATATAAACAAACCAGTATTATTGCCAATCACTTAAGTGAGCATTTAATTACTTTACCGGAGACCACCCAAAGCAATCGCTTAGCATTAAATTTACTAGCAATTATTGCTTGTATTGCTTTATCTGGCCCGAGTATTCGTAGTGTCAAACTACCTGTTTATGAAATACAAAAAGCACAAGTGATTGCTTTCGACTTGTCCTACTCAATGTATGCCACAGATATAAAGCCAAATCGTCTAAGTCGTGCAAAATACAAAGCAATTGATCTACTAAAACAATGGACTGAAGGTGATAAAGCATTGATTGCCTATGCTGGTGATGCCTTTACTATTACGCCATTAACCACAGACAGCAATTCAATTATTAACCATATTCCTTACTTATCTCCAGATTTAATGCCTGAACGAGGTTCAAGACCAGATTTGGCATTACAAAAAGCGATCTCATTATTAAAAAATGCTGGGTATCAACAAGGACATATTGTGTTTATTAGCGATGGATTTGATGAAGAAAGCCAACAAAAAATGCAAGAGATGCTAAAAGGAACAAAATGGATGGTCTCTGTTTTATCAATGGCAACCAAAGAAGGTGCCGCTATTAAATTAACCGATGGTAGTTTATTAAAAGATTCAAATGATGACATCGTTATTCCTAAGCTTAATAGAAATACGTTATACCCTGTGACACAAATGAGTGATGGTTTACTAGTAAACTTTGATGCAAAAGGACAAGATATTCAATTATTAGCAGCACACTATGATACTAAAGAATTAAATAAGAAGGATAATGAATCATCTAAGCAAACAGACAATAAACAACCCATAGATGATGGCTATTGGGTAAGTTTATTATTGATACCACTGTTTTTGTTATTCTTTAGAAAAGGTGTTTTTTACGCTTTGCTGTTAACTGTAGCATTACCTTTAACGACACCTAAAGTAGAAGCCTCTATTTGGGAAAACGATCAACAAAATGCCTATCAAGCATTCCAAAATAAAAACTACAAAGAAGCCAGCGAAGTATTTGAAGATCCGGCTTGGAAAGCGAGTGCTTTGTTTAAAGATAAGCAATATAAACAAGCCGAAGCCGTTTATTTAAATGAAACAAAAGAAAACCCAAATGATGCCAATACCTTTTACAATTTAGGTAATACACAAGCAATGCAGAAAAAGTATGAACAAGCGTTAACTAACTTTAATAATGCATTAAAAATAAAACCTAACTTCGAGCAGGCATTAACAAATAAAGCCGCCGTTGAGAAATTACTCGAGCAACAAAAACAGCAAGAGAACCAACAATCTTCTGATAAAAACCAAGATAATCAACAGCAGGATGAACAGCAACAAGATCAGCAATCCTCTGAACAACAAAGCAAAGACAATAAACAACAAGACGAACAACAGAATGAAAGTGGACAACAGCAAGACCAGCAATCTTCTGAGCAACAAAACGAAAGTGGACAACAGCAAGACCAGCAATCTTCTGAACAACAAAACGAAAGTGGACAACAGCAAGACCAGCAATCTTCTGAACAACAAAACGAAAGTGAGCAGCAGCAAACTCAACAGTCCCCTGAACAAAAAAATAATCAACAAGAACAAAGTGCAGCATCAGAGGAAAAAGAAAATATTCAACAATCAGAAGAAGAAATGTCACAGCAAGAAGAGCTACAAGCAGAACAAGCAGCTGCCAGCACTAGCATTTCAGAAGATGATTCAACAAGTAATGAAGAATATGAAAAGCTACCTATTTGGTTAAAAAACATGCCCGATGATCCTTCTTTATTATTACGCAATAAAATGAAACTTGAGTATCGAAAACGAGCAGCGGATAAACCTGTCTTACAAAATAATAATGGAGAAATCTGGTAATGCAGTTCTTACAAAAATGTTTAACTATTATGGTACTTTTGGTCACCTTCAGTATGCCTGCGATATCTGAAACGCAAGCAACTGCATCTGTTAATACCAATAACGTCTTTCTTGGTGACACTTTTATGTTAACCGTAGAAGTTAATGACACAGGGTCAGAATACCAGCTTGATACAAGCGCCTTAGATAAAGATTTTTCTGTCGGTCGAGCATCTCGTAGCCAACAAACATCTTATATTAATGGTGAATTCACTCAACAAATAACATGGACGCTACCGATACAAGCGAAAAAGTTAGGCACATCGACAATCCCCTCATTACAAATAGGTGATGTATCAACGCAGGCAATCACTGTTGAAGTCAACAAACCAGGTAAGCAACAGCAATCTACTGCCGACGATACTATCTTTATTGAAAATACGATTAATAAAAATAACGTTTATATCGATCAACCTATTATTTTAGAAACTAAAATTTATGTAGCAGAAAACATATCAAATGCAGATGTACAACCTCCTGTATTAGAGGGTGCAAGCATCGAAAAGGTAATCTTAGATCAATCACAGTCGCAGATTGTACGTAATGGTTTGCGCTACCAAATATTCACTTATCAATACACAATCACTCCATCAACTTCTGGTGAGGTAACGATTAACTCTCCTTTATTAACAGGCAGCATTCAAAAAATACAGCAAGTAAATAGCTTTCAACATAGGAGAGTCAGTCAGGCAGTCAACATTAGGGGTAATAATTTAGCGCTTTCAGTAAAAAATATGCCAGATAACTTTCAAGGAGACTGGTTAATCAGTGAAGACGTTCGTTTAATAGAAAATAATGACTTACATGACAAAGAGTATTTTGTTGGCGACCCAATTACACGTAGCATAAGTTTACAAGTTGCTTCAATCGCTCTCGATAAAATACCAGAAATCCAACTTAATTATGATAGTTCATTACGCTACTACCCTGATCAAGACGATTTAAAACAAGGTACTATTAATGGCACTTTATATAGCCAACGAACAATTACACACGCCATTATCGCTAATAAAAGCGGACAACTTATATTACCGGAAATAAAAATTGCATGGTGGGATAGCAAAACAGAGAAACAAGAATTTGCCACGTTACCTGCTCAAACATTAACGATTAAACCTTCACCGGTGAGCAATAATACAACGAACGTTAACAATGGCAGTAACAATAGCAGCAACAATAGCGACCTTGAAAGCAGCACTGATCAATCAGATCTAACAGCGGCGGCACAACAAAAAAATAGTGATACAGATAGTAATGGCAATAGTGATGATCAGTCGACACAATTAATCATATGGCAGATCAGTACTTTAGTACTGTTATTATTATTGATTTTATTAAGCTTTTATCACCTTAAAGTTGCTAGAAGTAATAAAGTAATAATGCAAGAACCTAAACGAGCTAACTCACAAAGCCAGCAATATAAGGCGTTATTAAGCGTATTAAAGCAAGCGAAACCAAATGATGTGTATGCGTCTTTATTAAGATATTTTCAAACTCAACAACCAAATATAAAATTACTGCAACAAATCAGTTCTTTTACAGGTTTAAATGAAGATCATAAACAACAACTTCAAGAAAATTTACAACAATTAGAACTCGCTTGTTCTGAAAAAACGCACCATTGGGATGCAGAAAAACTATTAATATTAATAAAACTGCACCATCAAGTGACAAGCCAAAGCGATCTTAATCACATCACCGACCTCAACCCTTAGAGGACCATCACATTTATGAGTAGATTAATTTTCGATTAATTTGCTCATAAATGAAGCTTCATACTCACTTTCTGCCATAAAAAGCATTGAAACATGACTCAAATCAAAGAATTCGATACATAACCCCTTGAAGGACTAGTAATAGTACCCCTCTAACTTATGATGAATCAGGTGCAATATATGGATGGCATGCAAATTGCTCTATCTGTTTGATATGGATATTGTTTAAAATATAAAGTGGCATGCAAGTTGCAAATTCACTTTATATGAATACCGTTCTATATAACGTTACCTATATATTCATAGTTAATTTTTATATTATTTTAAGCCACAAGGAAAATACAATGAAAGTGACAAAGCTAGCTCTATTATTTGGTCTTACAGCTGCAGTACCAACGCTATCTCATGCGGGTACATTAGAAGATGTTATGAAAGAAGGCGTACTTAAGTGTGGTGTTTCTACAGGCATCCCTGGTTTCTCTGCGGCAGACTCTAACGGTGAATGGAAAGGTCTAGATGTAGATTTTTGTAAATCAGTAGCAAGTGCGGTATTGGGCGATGCAAGTAAAGTAAAATACTTTCCATTAACGGCTAAAGAGCGTTTTACTGCATTACAAAGTGGTGAAATTGATGTACTAGCGCGTGCAACAACTTGGACTGCTACTCGTGACGCTTCTCTAGGTTTAAACTTTGCTGGTGTTAACTACTACGATGGCCAAGGCTTCTTAGTAAGTAAAAGCATAGGTGTAAATTCAGCTAAAGAGCTAGATGGTGCTACTTTCTGTATTCAAGCGGGTACAACAACTGAGCTTAATTTAACAGATTACTTTAAAGCTAACGGTATGGAATACAAAGCCGTTACTTATGATACATCTGGTCAAACAATTGATGGTTTCAAAAAAGGTCGTTGTGACGCAGTAACTTCTGATCGCTCTCAATTAGCAGGGTTAAGAATTAAACTTGATGATCCAAAATCAGCAATTCTTTTACCAGAAACAATCTCTAAAGAACCACTAGGTCCTGTTGTACGTCAAGGTGATGATGCTTGGTTTAATGTTATTCGTTGGACTATGTTCGCAACAATTGAAGCTGAAGAGCTAGGTGTATCATCAAGCAATGTTGATGAAATGCTAAAATCATCAATCAATCCTGGTATCAAACGTTTATTAGGTGCTACAGGTAAAACAGGCGAAGATTTAGGTCTTAAAAATGATTGGGCTTACCAAATTGTTAAGCAAGTAGGTAACTACGCTGAATCATACGATCTAAATGTAGGTAAAGACTCACCGATTCAAATTGAACGTAGTTTAAACAAACTATGGAATCAAGGTGGGATCATGTACCCAATGCCAATTCGTTAATTTTAACCAGTCTCTAGGGGAAGTCTCTCTTCCCCTTTTTCCTAGCTGATTAAAAGGCACATTATGACAAACAAACAGCTCCCAGTAGACGGTAAAGGATTGTTAAACAACCCTCAACACCGCGCAATTTTTTTCCAAGTTCTCGCTTTAGCACTCGTTGTATTTTTTGCATTTTATTTTGCAAATAACATGTTTGATAACATTGAAAGCCGTGGCATTACCACTGGTTTCTCGTTTTTAAACAACACAGCTGGCTTCGGTATCAGCCAAACGCTTATTCCTTACGATGATGGAACATCTACCTTTTTGGATGTATTTATCGTTGGTTTATTAAATACGCTTCTTGTATCTGTATTAGGGATTATTTTCGCTTCAATTATTGGCTTATTATTAGGTGTTGCTCGTTTATCAAGCAACTTTTTAATGTCTAAGCTAGCACTTGTTTATATTGAAACATTTCGTAATATTCCAATTTTGTTACAAATTTTATTTTGGTATAACGTTGTACTTGCAGCCTTACCAAGTCCACGCCAAAGTTTCGTTTATTTAGACAGCGTATTCTTAAATAACCGAGGCTTGTTACTGCCAGAACCTATTCTTCAGAGTGGAAGTGGCGCAGTTATTATTTCCTTTGTACTAGCCATTGTCGCTGTCATTTATCTTGTTCGTTGGTCTCGTCAACGCCATAATGATACAGGCCAAGAGTTCCCAATATTTAAAGTATCAATTGCACTTTTATTATTAGCACCTACATTAGTTTACTTTATCGCTGGTCAGCCTATCACTGCTGAATACCCAGTGCTAAAAGGCTTTAACTTTAACGGCGGCTTAACCATTATTCCTGAGCTACTCGCATTATTATTTGCGTTAAGTATCTACACTGCAACTTATATAGCAGAGGCAGTACGTGCAGGTATTGAAGCAGTACCAAAAGGTCAAAAAGAAGCGGCTAAATCATTGGGTTTAAAAGACTATGTAATTTTAACTAAAGTAGTTTTACCTCAAGCATTACGAGTGATCATTCCTCCTGTTATTAATCAATTTTTAAACTTAACTAAAAATTCATCCTTAGCAACTGCGATTGGTTACCCTGAATTAGTCACCCTATTCTCAGGCACAACATTAAACCAAGTAGGTCAAGCAATAGAGATCATACTCATGACCATGGCTGTTTATCTCACTTTCAGTATTCTTATTTCACTGTTATTGAACTGGGTTAATGCCAAAATGGCTATAAAAGGACGATAAAATGGCAACTTATACAATGAAAGAAGCCAAGCCAGCTCCAACGGCAAATAAAGGCATTATTTTTTGGTTAAAGGAAAATCTATTCCCAGATGTTAAAAGTAGTTTGTTTACTTTATTTGGGTTATACGTGATTTACAGCATTGTGCCGCCACTATTAGATTGGATGATATTCAATGCGACGTGGAGCGGTACACAAGATGAAGTAGTTAATAGTGGTGCTCGTTGGATATTTATCATCGAGAAATTCGATCAGTTTATGTATGGCTTTTATCCTGAAAGTTTACATTGGCGCCCTAACCTAGTCGCTATTATTAGTATTGTTTTTGTTTTTTCTTTTAAATATATCAAAAACCTTAAAGTTAAAATCGCAGGTATTTTATTATTCCCTGTTGTCTGCTTTATTTTAATCAGCGGTGGTTGGTTTGGTTTAGAAGTAGTAGAAACAGAAAAATGGGGCGGCTTAATGCTGACCATTCTAGTGGCTGCTGTCGGTATTATTGCTTCTTTCCCTATTGGAGTGGTATTAGCACTAGGACGTCAATCTAACATGCCAATTCTTAGAACCTTATGTATTGGTTTTATCGAATTTGTACGTGGTGTTCCACTGATTACAATTCTATTCATGGCATCGGTTTTATTACCTTTATTTTTCCATGATGGTATTGAATTTAATAAGCTATTACGTGCACTCATTGGTATCACACTATTCCAAGCGGCTTATATCGCTGAGGTAGTACGTGGTGGCTTACAAGCCATACCAAAAGGTCAATATGAAGCAAGTGAAGCGTTAGGGTTAAGCTATTGGCAAGGAATGATTTTAATTATTCTTCCACAAGCATTAAAAATCTCTATCCCTAACTTAGTGGGTTCATTTATCTCACTATTTAAAGATACAACACTTGTTTTAATCATCGGTTTATTCGACATTTTAGCAATGGTAACACTGACTAACAGTGATACCAATTGGCTAGGCTACGAAGTAGAAGGTTATGTTTTTGTAACACTTATTTACTGGGTATGCTGTTTTTCAATGTCACAATATTCAAAATCGATTGAACGCAAATTTAACACCGAGCATTAAAAGGAATCGTCATGTCAGACCAAGAAACTATGATAAAAATGAAGGACGTCAACAAGTGGTATGGTGATTTCCATGTACTAAAAGATGTAAACCTAGATATTAAAAAAGGCGAAAAAGTCGTTATTTGTGGCCCGTCGGGTTCAGGTAAGTCAACGACTATTCGTTGTTTAAATCATTTGGAAAAGTTCCAAGAAGGTAGCATCAACATTAATGGTACTGAGTTAATTGAAGATGTAAAAGTAGTACGCCATATTCGTTCACAAGTAGGTATGGTATTCCAACACTTTAATTTATTTCCGCATTTATCAGTGTTAGAAAACTTACTAATTGCACCTACATGGGTACACAATAAACCACGTAAAGAAGCAATTGAAACAGCTATGTACTATCTCGAGCGTGTAAAAATCGCAGAGCAGGCACATAAGTATCCAAATCAATTATCTGGTGGACAGCAACAACGTGTAGCGATTGCTCGTTGCTTAT
Coding sequences:
- a CDS encoding vWA domain-containing protein, with amino-acid sequence MNFNNLFDITLGPLEFLRPYWLLGIIVVLAISLWRYQRNQYKQTSIIANHLSEHLITLPETTQSNRLALNLLAIIACIALSGPSIRSVKLPVYEIQKAQVIAFDLSYSMYATDIKPNRLSRAKYKAIDLLKQWTEGDKALIAYAGDAFTITPLTTDSNSIINHIPYLSPDLMPERGSRPDLALQKAISLLKNAGYQQGHIVFISDGFDEESQQKMQEMLKGTKWMVSVLSMATKEGAAIKLTDGSLLKDSNDDIVIPKLNRNTLYPVTQMSDGLLVNFDAKGQDIQLLAAHYDTKELNKKDNESSKQTDNKQPIDDGYWVSLLLIPLFLLFFRKGVFYALLLTVALPLTTPKVEASIWENDQQNAYQAFQNKNYKEASEVFEDPAWKASALFKDKQYKQAEAVYLNETKENPNDANTFYNLGNTQAMQKKYEQALTNFNNALKIKPNFEQALTNKAAVEKLLEQQKQQENQQSSDKNQDNQQQDEQQQDQQSSEQQSKDNKQQDEQQNESGQQQDQQSSEQQNESGQQQDQQSSEQQNESGQQQDQQSSEQQNESEQQQTQQSPEQKNNQQEQSAASEEKENIQQSEEEMSQQEELQAEQAAASTSISEDDSTSNEEYEKLPIWLKNMPDDPSLLLRNKMKLEYRKRAADKPVLQNNNGEIW
- a CDS encoding amino acid ABC transporter substrate-binding protein; its protein translation is MKVTKLALLFGLTAAVPTLSHAGTLEDVMKEGVLKCGVSTGIPGFSAADSNGEWKGLDVDFCKSVASAVLGDASKVKYFPLTAKERFTALQSGEIDVLARATTWTATRDASLGLNFAGVNYYDGQGFLVSKSIGVNSAKELDGATFCIQAGTTTELNLTDYFKANGMEYKAVTYDTSGQTIDGFKKGRCDAVTSDRSQLAGLRIKLDDPKSAILLPETISKEPLGPVVRQGDDAWFNVIRWTMFATIEAEELGVSSSNVDEMLKSSINPGIKRLLGATGKTGEDLGLKNDWAYQIVKQVGNYAESYDLNVGKDSPIQIERSLNKLWNQGGIMYPMPIR
- a CDS encoding amino acid ABC transporter permease, with the translated sequence MATYTMKEAKPAPTANKGIIFWLKENLFPDVKSSLFTLFGLYVIYSIVPPLLDWMIFNATWSGTQDEVVNSGARWIFIIEKFDQFMYGFYPESLHWRPNLVAIISIVFVFSFKYIKNLKVKIAGILLFPVVCFILISGGWFGLEVVETEKWGGLMLTILVAAVGIIASFPIGVVLALGRQSNMPILRTLCIGFIEFVRGVPLITILFMASVLLPLFFHDGIEFNKLLRALIGITLFQAAYIAEVVRGGLQAIPKGQYEASEALGLSYWQGMILIILPQALKISIPNLVGSFISLFKDTTLVLIIGLFDILAMVTLTNSDTNWLGYEVEGYVFVTLIYWVCCFSMSQYSKSIERKFNTEH
- a CDS encoding amino acid ABC transporter permease is translated as MTNKQLPVDGKGLLNNPQHRAIFFQVLALALVVFFAFYFANNMFDNIESRGITTGFSFLNNTAGFGISQTLIPYDDGTSTFLDVFIVGLLNTLLVSVLGIIFASIIGLLLGVARLSSNFLMSKLALVYIETFRNIPILLQILFWYNVVLAALPSPRQSFVYLDSVFLNNRGLLLPEPILQSGSGAVIISFVLAIVAVIYLVRWSRQRHNDTGQEFPIFKVSIALLLLAPTLVYFIAGQPITAEYPVLKGFNFNGGLTIIPELLALLFALSIYTATYIAEAVRAGIEAVPKGQKEAAKSLGLKDYVILTKVVLPQALRVIIPPVINQFLNLTKNSSLATAIGYPELVTLFSGTTLNQVGQAIEIILMTMAVYLTFSILISLLLNWVNAKMAIKGR
- a CDS encoding BatD family protein, whose protein sequence is MQFLQKCLTIMVLLVTFSMPAISETQATASVNTNNVFLGDTFMLTVEVNDTGSEYQLDTSALDKDFSVGRASRSQQTSYINGEFTQQITWTLPIQAKKLGTSTIPSLQIGDVSTQAITVEVNKPGKQQQSTADDTIFIENTINKNNVYIDQPIILETKIYVAENISNADVQPPVLEGASIEKVILDQSQSQIVRNGLRYQIFTYQYTITPSTSGEVTINSPLLTGSIQKIQQVNSFQHRRVSQAVNIRGNNLALSVKNMPDNFQGDWLISEDVRLIENNDLHDKEYFVGDPITRSISLQVASIALDKIPEIQLNYDSSLRYYPDQDDLKQGTINGTLYSQRTITHAIIANKSGQLILPEIKIAWWDSKTEKQEFATLPAQTLTIKPSPVSNNTTNVNNGSNNSSNNSDLESSTDQSDLTAAAQQKNSDTDSNGNSDDQSTQLIIWQISTLVLLLLLILLSFYHLKVARSNKVIMQEPKRANSQSQQYKALLSVLKQAKPNDVYASLLRYFQTQQPNIKLLQQISSFTGLNEDHKQQLQENLQQLELACSEKTHHWDAEKLLILIKLHHQVTSQSDLNHITDLNP
- a CDS encoding ATP-binding cassette domain-containing protein translates to MSDQETMIKMKDVNKWYGDFHVLKDVNLDIKKGEKVVICGPSGSGKSTTIRCLNHLEKFQEGSININGTELIEDVKVVRHIRSQVGMVFQHFNLFPHLSVLENLLIAPTWVHNKPRKEAIETAMYYLERVKIAEQAHKYPNQLSGGQQQRVAIARCLCINPEIMLFDEPTSALDPEMVSEVLDVMVELADEGITMICVTHEMGFAKKVADRVIFMDAGQVIEENEPNEFFDNPQSDRLKTFLEQILSH